A single genomic interval of Streptomyces sp. 1222.5 harbors:
- a CDS encoding sensor histidine kinase, with protein sequence MTSSSPTHLEGTGYRHELYPYSGSDEFVAGALGFIQEALEGDEAVVVAVPQEKASLLRAEIRENDTLRYVDTSRVARHPGRLVAAWQEWIKEHVSEGRPVRGIGESPWDQVRSTAEAEELRYHEWLLNRAFARGPAWWLLCPYDVARDQAALTQMARCHPRIRRDGRTVLSEDYDAHAAYAFAALTDPCDPYDEFLYTSGDLPALREKIAACAEQHGLTGRRLRELHLAATEVATNSIRHGGGQGVLRTWSEERRLVCEFRDAGYLEDPLAGRTMPTARQVGGRGLWLVHQLCDLVEIRSTPDEGTTIRLHTELPG encoded by the coding sequence ATGACCTCCTCTTCGCCCACTCACCTCGAAGGCACTGGATACCGGCACGAACTGTATCCGTACTCGGGCAGCGATGAGTTCGTCGCAGGCGCTTTGGGCTTCATCCAGGAAGCGCTCGAAGGTGACGAGGCCGTCGTCGTGGCCGTGCCGCAGGAAAAGGCGTCATTGCTGCGTGCGGAGATCCGTGAGAACGACACCCTGCGCTATGTCGACACCAGCCGGGTGGCGCGTCATCCGGGGCGGCTCGTCGCTGCCTGGCAAGAATGGATCAAGGAACACGTCTCGGAGGGGCGGCCCGTCCGCGGCATCGGCGAATCCCCCTGGGACCAGGTCCGCAGTACTGCCGAGGCCGAGGAACTGCGTTACCACGAGTGGCTGCTCAACAGGGCGTTCGCCCGGGGCCCCGCCTGGTGGCTGCTGTGCCCCTACGACGTCGCACGCGACCAGGCCGCCCTGACTCAGATGGCACGCTGCCACCCCCGGATCCGCAGGGACGGCCGGACGGTGCTGAGCGAGGACTACGACGCGCACGCAGCGTATGCCTTCGCTGCCCTCACCGACCCCTGCGACCCGTACGACGAGTTCCTCTACACCAGCGGCGACCTGCCGGCACTCCGGGAGAAGATCGCTGCCTGCGCCGAACAGCACGGCCTGACCGGTCGGCGCCTGCGCGAACTGCACCTGGCAGCGACAGAGGTGGCCACCAACAGCATCCGCCACGGCGGCGGACAGGGCGTGCTGCGCACCTGGAGCGAGGAACGGCGCCTCGTCTGCGAGTTCCGTGACGCCGGATACCTGGAGGACCCACTGGCCGGCCGTACCATGCCGACCGCGAGGCAGGTGGGTGGACGCGGGCTGTGGCTCGTCCACCAGCTCTGCGATCTTGTCGAGATCCGGTCCACACCGGACGAAGGGACCACGATCCGCCTGCACACCGAACTGCCCGGCTAG
- a CDS encoding STAS domain-containing protein: MLRVRVRHADTTVVRLPTEVDYGNASGIGGRCEDLVEEGCGTLVLDASEVQYLDSSGVSMIITLSRALENHGGTLRLAALSDHYQQVWRLLGLDTLFPVFPTVHAALDGRITGACADTSESLDHA; this comes from the coding sequence ATGCTGAGGGTTCGGGTACGGCACGCGGACACGACGGTTGTGCGGCTGCCGACCGAGGTGGACTACGGCAACGCTTCCGGCATCGGCGGCCGGTGCGAAGACCTGGTCGAGGAAGGCTGCGGCACCCTCGTGCTCGACGCCTCCGAAGTGCAGTACCTCGACTCCTCGGGCGTCAGCATGATCATCACGCTGTCCCGTGCGCTCGAAAACCATGGCGGCACCCTGCGCCTCGCCGCCCTCAGCGACCACTACCAGCAGGTGTGGCGCCTCCTCGGCCTCGACACGCTGTTCCCCGTGTTCCCCACAGTGCACGCCGCGCTCGACGGGCGCATCACAGGCGCCTGTGCTGATACCTCGGAGTCACTCGACCACGCCTGA
- a CDS encoding anti-sigma factor RsbA family regulatory protein: MTTVPSHEPFVHPALFYEGTDQYVAGTVPFLREGLDAGEPAAVAAPPDRLKLIREGLGERAAQVRFIDMTQAGRNPGRIIANVLRKFADAQPGARRVRIIGEPIWQGRSADEYPACVQHEALINAAFTGRAVTILCPYDAGQLRQQALCDALATHPVVIDADGERQSTAYSPEEIIARYNEPLLAPLDAAACTFAAPTLPETRDFAVSRARALGVSGVSLGDLELAVAELTTNSVVHGAGSGTLRIWAESDRIVCEVHDGGQLTDPLAGRRPPNPTQPGGRGLLLVHQLADLVRVHTGPDGTTIRCYLPG, from the coding sequence ATGACCACAGTGCCCTCGCACGAGCCGTTCGTGCACCCGGCGCTCTTCTACGAGGGGACCGACCAGTACGTCGCGGGAACGGTTCCCTTCCTGCGGGAAGGGCTGGACGCCGGTGAGCCCGCAGCCGTCGCAGCTCCGCCGGATCGTTTGAAGCTGATCCGCGAGGGGCTCGGTGAGCGAGCGGCACAGGTCCGTTTCATCGACATGACCCAGGCCGGCCGCAACCCGGGCCGCATCATCGCCAACGTGCTGCGCAAGTTCGCCGACGCCCAACCCGGCGCCCGCCGGGTCCGTATCATCGGCGAGCCGATCTGGCAGGGCCGTTCCGCCGACGAGTACCCGGCGTGCGTCCAGCACGAAGCGCTGATCAATGCCGCTTTCACCGGGCGCGCGGTGACCATCCTCTGTCCCTACGACGCTGGGCAACTAAGGCAGCAGGCGCTCTGTGACGCCCTGGCGACCCACCCGGTCGTCATCGACGCCGACGGGGAGAGGCAATCCACCGCCTACAGCCCCGAAGAGATCATTGCTCGCTACAACGAGCCCCTGCTCGCTCCACTCGATGCTGCGGCCTGTACCTTCGCCGCACCGACACTGCCCGAGACTCGCGACTTCGCCGTGTCCCGGGCGCGGGCCCTGGGCGTGTCCGGCGTGAGCCTGGGCGACCTGGAACTCGCGGTGGCGGAGCTGACCACCAACAGCGTCGTCCACGGCGCCGGCTCGGGGACGCTGCGGATCTGGGCCGAGAGCGACCGCATCGTATGCGAGGTCCACGACGGCGGACAGCTGACCGATCCGCTGGCCGGCCGTCGCCCGCCGAATCCCACGCAGCCCGGCGGCCGCGGACTCCTGCTGGTCCACCAACTTGCCGACCTCGTCCGTGTCCACACCGGCCCCGACGGCACCACCATTCGCTGCTACCTGCCCGGCTGA
- a CDS encoding ATP-binding protein: protein MNGEPTIPSCESRFPAVTASIAAARHWVRDCVEGFGGPLHQHRMIQTAELLVSELITNAIRHGVGAPLIRLTLNGRLLRIAVSDDSDRWPRMRATKNTEPGGFGMQLLERLAHRWGVTPRHPGKTVWAELSLAP from the coding sequence GTGAACGGCGAACCGACCATCCCATCCTGCGAGTCGCGTTTCCCCGCTGTTACGGCGAGCATCGCGGCCGCCCGGCACTGGGTCCGCGACTGCGTGGAAGGTTTCGGCGGTCCGCTGCACCAGCACCGGATGATCCAGACCGCCGAACTGCTCGTCTCGGAACTGATCACCAATGCCATCCGCCACGGCGTCGGCGCACCCCTGATCCGGCTCACCCTGAACGGCCGGCTGCTGCGCATCGCGGTCAGCGATGACAGCGACCGCTGGCCGCGCATGCGTGCCACCAAGAACACCGAGCCCGGCGGCTTCGGCATGCAGCTCCTCGAACGGCTCGCGCACCGCTGGGGCGTCACCCCGCGCCACCCCGGCAAAACGGTCTGGGCGGAACTCAGCCTCGCTCCCTGA
- a CDS encoding NAD(P)/FAD-dependent oxidoreductase — translation MPPTPQRDLSAPTIVIGAGPHGLAAAALLNRSGEPTVILERSHGVGASWAQRYDHLRLHTTPGTSKLPGLRVPRQAGPWVSRDDYVRYLECYVAHHRLDVRVTTPVQRVERAEPGSGAQWMVHTPVGPVPTGAVVVATGRCHTPDLPRWPGRSTFTGTLLHSAHYRSPAPYRGQDVLVVGAGNSGTEIASVLAGGGAGRVRIAVRTPPNILPRSSARWHAAGRLTEALPLAWRDRTSLLTQRLAVPDLTSRGLPRPGIGLYTRNAREGVNPVLDHGFVDAVRSGRVEPVAAVQAFEGPEVVLADGTRLRPETVIAATGYRPDLHDLVGSLGVLDEAGHPLAAGARTHPEAPHLYFAGYTNPLTGVLRQAGIEARAIARAFRHEKARATLPAPRLGDRPADALSKGRASS, via the coding sequence ATGCCCCCGACACCACAACGAGACCTCAGCGCTCCCACGATCGTGATCGGAGCCGGCCCCCACGGCCTGGCGGCAGCCGCGCTACTGAACCGCTCCGGAGAACCGACCGTGATCCTGGAACGGTCGCATGGCGTGGGAGCGAGCTGGGCGCAGCGCTATGACCACCTACGCCTGCACACCACTCCCGGCACGTCGAAGCTCCCCGGCCTGCGGGTGCCGCGCCAGGCGGGGCCGTGGGTGAGCCGGGACGACTATGTGCGATACCTGGAGTGCTACGTAGCCCATCACCGACTCGACGTCCGGGTGACCACCCCGGTGCAGCGCGTCGAACGGGCCGAGCCCGGTTCGGGAGCACAGTGGATGGTCCACACCCCCGTCGGTCCCGTGCCCACTGGCGCGGTCGTGGTGGCCACCGGTCGCTGCCATACCCCTGACCTCCCCCGCTGGCCCGGGCGTTCGACGTTCACCGGCACCCTGCTGCACTCGGCCCACTACCGCTCTCCGGCCCCTTACCGCGGGCAGGACGTCCTGGTGGTCGGCGCCGGTAACAGCGGTACCGAGATCGCGAGTGTCCTGGCCGGGGGCGGAGCCGGGCGGGTACGGATCGCAGTCCGTACCCCACCCAACATCCTGCCCCGCTCCAGCGCACGATGGCATGCTGCCGGCCGACTTACGGAGGCCCTCCCACTCGCGTGGCGCGATCGCACCTCCCTGCTCACCCAGCGTCTCGCGGTGCCCGACCTGACCTCACGGGGGCTGCCCCGGCCCGGCATCGGCCTGTACACCCGCAATGCCCGTGAAGGGGTCAACCCCGTGCTCGACCACGGCTTCGTGGACGCCGTCCGGTCCGGTCGGGTCGAGCCGGTCGCGGCCGTCCAGGCGTTCGAGGGCCCCGAGGTAGTGCTGGCCGACGGCACACGCCTGCGACCCGAAACTGTCATCGCCGCCACCGGCTACCGGCCCGACCTGCACGACCTGGTCGGGTCCCTGGGCGTGCTCGACGAGGCCGGGCATCCCCTCGCCGCAGGGGCACGGACCCATCCTGAAGCCCCGCACCTGTACTTCGCCGGATACACCAATCCCCTCACGGGTGTCCTTCGCCAGGCGGGCATCGAGGCGCGCGCCATCGCCCGCGCGTTCCGCCACGAGAAGGCGCGGGCCACCCTCCCCGCCCCCCGGCTTGGCGACCGCCCGGCCGACGCACTCAGCAAAGGGCGCGCGTCGAGCTGA
- a CDS encoding DoxX family protein, whose protein sequence is MSLSAALTCLIVLIFTLLGVAKIMALGPMPDLAAHAGFTTASYRVIGALELAGAIGVAFGPVSSLLGELAGLGLLMLLAGAVTTHVRKGDGLPRLAPAMVCAAMVSWYLVLLADVGS, encoded by the coding sequence ATGAGCCTCTCCGCAGCCCTGACCTGCCTGATCGTGCTGATCTTCACCTTGCTGGGCGTAGCCAAGATCATGGCGCTCGGTCCGATGCCCGATCTGGCCGCCCACGCCGGCTTCACCACCGCCTCCTACCGGGTGATCGGTGCGCTGGAGCTGGCAGGCGCCATCGGCGTGGCCTTCGGCCCGGTCTCGTCGCTGCTCGGAGAGCTGGCCGGGCTCGGCCTGCTGATGCTGCTCGCCGGTGCCGTGACCACGCACGTGCGCAAGGGAGACGGGCTGCCCAGACTCGCCCCCGCGATGGTGTGCGCCGCAATGGTCAGCTGGTATCTCGTGCTCCTTGCCGACGTCGGCTCGTGA
- a CDS encoding RNA polymerase sigma factor SigF: MALMSIPAALDARTSELPEVADPSRVAPKDARQLSKLFFEQLTVLEEGTPEYSYARSTLIEMNMSLVRYAAGRFRSRGAEEMEDIVQVGMIGLIKAIDRFELTREVEFTSFAIPYIVGEIKRFFRDTTWAVHVPRRLQEARVQLARATEELRSRLGRTPTVKELSELMSLPEDEVREARLAANGYNSSSLDAAIGGSEDGESALQDFIGAEDQALGLVEDFHTLAPLLAELDERDRQIIHMRFVEELTQAQIGEHLGVSQMHVSRLLSRTLGRLREGMLTQR; this comes from the coding sequence ATGGCGCTCATGAGCATTCCGGCGGCACTGGACGCACGAACGAGCGAGCTGCCGGAGGTCGCCGACCCCTCCCGGGTTGCGCCAAAAGACGCTCGCCAGCTCTCCAAGCTGTTCTTCGAACAGCTGACGGTCCTGGAAGAGGGCACGCCCGAGTACAGCTACGCCCGCAGCACACTGATCGAGATGAACATGTCCCTGGTCCGGTACGCGGCCGGCCGTTTCCGCAGCCGCGGCGCAGAGGAGATGGAGGACATCGTCCAGGTCGGCATGATCGGCCTGATCAAGGCCATCGACCGGTTCGAGCTGACGCGCGAAGTGGAGTTCACCTCCTTCGCGATCCCCTACATCGTGGGCGAGATCAAGCGGTTCTTCCGCGACACCACCTGGGCCGTACACGTGCCGCGCCGACTGCAGGAAGCCCGCGTCCAGCTCGCCCGCGCCACCGAGGAATTGCGCAGTCGGCTCGGCCGCACCCCCACGGTCAAGGAACTGTCGGAGCTGATGAGCCTGCCCGAGGACGAGGTACGGGAAGCCCGACTTGCCGCCAACGGTTACAACTCCTCCTCCCTGGACGCCGCGATCGGCGGCAGCGAAGACGGCGAGAGCGCTCTGCAGGACTTCATCGGCGCGGAAGACCAGGCGCTGGGACTGGTGGAGGACTTCCACACCCTCGCCCCGCTCCTCGCCGAACTCGACGAGCGAGACCGGCAGATCATCCACATGCGCTTCGTGGAGGAACTCACCCAGGCCCAGATCGGCGAACACCTGGGCGTGTCCCAGATGCACGTCTCCCGACTCCTGTCACGGACCCTGGGCCGCCTGCGTGAAGGCATGCTCACCCAGCGCTGA
- a CDS encoding ABC transporter ATP-binding protein — translation MQAVTTRHRPRLRISGVCKAFGGRQVLRDVDLDVYAGTLVGVVGENGAGKSTLLQIAVGHLAPDRGTATRAGAVGYCPQRAVLNDAFTVGQHLRLFQMAYRLPTLERAGELMELLALTGCRRQQVGELSGGTRQKLNLLIALMHDPQLLVLDEPYQGFDWDTHQRFWTLAADLRDQGRSIIVVSHLLHDLHHFDAIAHLRQGRLHFEETDR, via the coding sequence GTGCAGGCAGTAACCACGCGCCACCGGCCACGGCTGCGGATCAGCGGAGTCTGCAAGGCGTTCGGCGGCAGGCAGGTCCTGCGCGATGTAGATCTTGACGTGTATGCCGGGACGCTGGTGGGAGTCGTCGGCGAGAACGGGGCGGGAAAGAGCACTCTGCTGCAGATCGCCGTGGGACACCTCGCACCCGACCGCGGAACCGCGACACGGGCCGGGGCGGTGGGGTACTGCCCGCAACGGGCTGTACTGAACGACGCGTTCACCGTCGGACAGCATCTGCGGTTGTTCCAGATGGCCTACCGGCTGCCGACACTGGAGCGCGCCGGCGAGCTGATGGAACTGCTGGCGTTGACCGGCTGCCGGCGACAGCAGGTCGGCGAACTCAGTGGTGGCACGCGGCAGAAGCTGAACCTGCTGATCGCCCTCATGCACGATCCGCAGTTGCTGGTCCTGGACGAGCCCTACCAGGGCTTCGACTGGGACACCCACCAGCGGTTCTGGACCCTGGCCGCCGACCTGCGTGATCAGGGCCGGTCGATCATCGTGGTCTCTCACCTGCTGCACGACCTGCACCACTTCGACGCGATCGCTCACCTACGCCAGGGCCGTCTGCACTTCGAGGAGACCGACCGTTGA
- a CDS encoding STAS domain-containing protein, translating to MDVAPGVGGPSAAPPREAVLQINPLPDSSGLGAIGEISMNTRTVWQQALQQLVERGTDVHHVDLSRVRFVDVAGVTDLAVTAQRLPEGQRIVLHRPPAQLPRILELFWPGLTVIEVAA from the coding sequence GTGGATGTCGCACCTGGCGTGGGCGGGCCCTCCGCCGCGCCGCCACGTGAGGCGGTACTGCAGATCAATCCGTTGCCCGACAGTTCGGGGCTGGGGGCGATCGGGGAGATCAGCATGAACACACGGACGGTCTGGCAGCAGGCGCTGCAGCAACTGGTCGAGCGTGGCACGGACGTGCATCACGTGGATCTGTCCCGGGTGCGCTTCGTGGATGTGGCCGGCGTGACGGACCTTGCGGTCACCGCCCAGCGTCTCCCCGAGGGACAGCGGATCGTACTTCACCGACCTCCGGCGCAGCTGCCGCGCATCCTCGAACTCTTCTGGCCCGGGCTTACCGTGATCGAGGTGGCTGCGTGA
- a CDS encoding acetoacetate--CoA ligase produces MTTPHSAPHPEPFLPPDPETAAGSRIADFARWAARHQGVEGIQDPGDYEALHRWSVTDLEGFWAAVWEYFDIDADTPYERVLAEETMPGARWFAGAALNYAHHALRNLHPDAPAITALDETGAAYEITGRQLRAKVASVAATLRDLGVGQGDRVVGYLPNTPHAVIAFLATAVLGAVWSVCGQDYAPKAAAERFAQLEPTVLITADGYVFNGTRHDRRAASLDLVGALPTLKATVLVDHLGLMWPETQHGSLTVPWDDAATRTEYLTITPVPFDHPLWVVFSSGTTGLPKGIVHGHGGVLLEHLKILGLHCDLGVGDRLLWYTTTHWMMWNLVVSTLLTGATTCTYDGSPAPVARPDVLWELAARHKVTVFGTSPQYLLAMAKLGIEPGVHDLTAIRAIGSTGSALPASAYPWVRDHVGAGIQLASTSGGTDVVSAFAGSAPTTPVWAGEVSAPNLGVALAAYDEAGRPVVDQVGELVVTRPMPSMPLSFWNDPDGSRYRDAYFTAYPGVWRHGDWITLTSHGSVIVHGRSDATLNRNGVRLGSADIHDLVERLPEITEALVIGAEEPDGGYWMPLFVVLAPGATLDDALREKIRGTLRTGASPRHVPDEILAVPAIPHTRTGKKLEVPVKRLLQGAPAEQVLNPSAVDDPDLVAYFAGLGAERRRTRHPHSVKDAS; encoded by the coding sequence GTGACGACCCCGCACTCCGCGCCGCACCCGGAACCATTCCTTCCGCCCGACCCCGAGACGGCCGCCGGCAGCCGCATCGCGGACTTCGCCCGCTGGGCCGCCCGGCACCAGGGCGTCGAAGGGATCCAGGACCCCGGCGACTACGAGGCCCTGCACCGCTGGTCGGTCACCGACCTGGAGGGATTCTGGGCGGCGGTGTGGGAGTACTTCGACATCGACGCGGACACTCCCTACGAGCGGGTGCTGGCCGAGGAGACCATGCCCGGCGCCCGCTGGTTCGCCGGCGCCGCCCTCAACTACGCCCACCACGCGCTGCGCAACCTGCACCCGGACGCACCCGCGATCACCGCGCTGGACGAGACAGGAGCCGCCTACGAGATCACGGGCCGACAGCTGCGCGCCAAGGTCGCCTCCGTCGCAGCCACCCTGCGCGACCTGGGCGTCGGACAGGGCGACCGGGTAGTGGGCTACCTGCCCAATACCCCGCACGCCGTCATCGCCTTCCTCGCCACCGCCGTCCTGGGCGCGGTGTGGTCCGTGTGCGGCCAGGACTACGCCCCCAAGGCCGCAGCCGAACGCTTCGCCCAGCTGGAACCGACCGTGCTCATCACCGCGGACGGCTATGTCTTCAACGGCACGCGGCACGACCGTCGCGCAGCCTCGCTCGACCTCGTTGGAGCCCTTCCCACCCTGAAGGCCACGGTGCTCGTGGATCACCTGGGCCTGATGTGGCCCGAGACCCAGCACGGCAGCCTGACAGTGCCCTGGGATGACGCCGCAACCCGCACCGAATACCTCACCATCACACCGGTGCCGTTCGACCACCCCCTGTGGGTCGTCTTCTCCTCCGGCACCACCGGCCTGCCCAAGGGCATCGTCCACGGCCACGGCGGCGTCCTGCTGGAGCACCTCAAGATCCTGGGCCTGCACTGCGACCTGGGCGTCGGGGACCGTCTGCTGTGGTACACCACCACCCACTGGATGATGTGGAACCTGGTCGTCTCCACCCTGCTGACCGGCGCCACCACCTGCACCTACGACGGCAGCCCCGCGCCGGTGGCACGCCCGGACGTCCTGTGGGAGCTGGCGGCCCGCCACAAGGTCACCGTCTTCGGCACCAGCCCGCAGTACCTGCTGGCCATGGCCAAGCTGGGCATCGAACCCGGCGTGCACGACCTGACGGCCATCCGGGCCATCGGCAGCACCGGCTCCGCCCTGCCCGCCTCCGCCTACCCCTGGGTCCGCGACCACGTGGGCGCAGGCATCCAGCTGGCCTCCACCAGCGGCGGCACCGACGTCGTCTCCGCCTTCGCCGGCAGCGCCCCCACCACCCCTGTCTGGGCGGGCGAGGTGTCGGCCCCCAACCTCGGCGTCGCGCTCGCCGCGTACGACGAGGCGGGACGGCCGGTCGTCGACCAGGTCGGCGAACTGGTCGTCACCCGCCCCATGCCCTCGATGCCGCTGTCCTTCTGGAACGACCCCGACGGCAGCCGCTACCGCGACGCCTACTTCACCGCCTACCCGGGTGTGTGGAGGCACGGCGACTGGATCACCCTGACCTCCCACGGCTCGGTGATCGTCCACGGCCGCTCCGACGCCACCCTCAACCGCAACGGCGTACGCCTGGGCAGCGCCGACATCCACGACCTCGTCGAACGCCTCCCCGAGATCACCGAGGCCCTCGTCATCGGCGCGGAGGAACCCGACGGCGGCTACTGGATGCCCCTGTTCGTCGTCCTCGCGCCCGGGGCCACGCTGGACGACGCCCTGCGCGAGAAGATCCGCGGCACCCTCCGCACCGGCGCCTCACCCCGCCACGTCCCCGACGAGATCCTCGCCGTGCCGGCCATCCCGCACACCAGGACCGGCAAGAAACTCGAGGTCCCGGTCAAGCGCCTCCTCCAGGGCGCGCCCGCCGAGCAGGTCCTCAACCCCTCGGCGGTCGACGACCCGGACCTCGTCGCCTACTTCGCCGGCCTGGGAGCCGAACGCCGTCGGACCCGTCATCCGCACAGCGTCAAGGACGCCTCATGA
- a CDS encoding MEDS domain-containing protein — protein sequence MRAPRVLPTLDEVDIGDHVCHLLDRTDDVIGRSRAFVADGALHGDKVVIVGPAPRAESEFAPHVLDPARLQGSLLSAVRREAAAADREGFRSLRVLHHVVRGPRADRNGEWLRSELDLEEFAADTGAMVVCAYSGADWDLPALQQIRCVHPHHLGSRPLSPAFRMYRTEQDGWTVTGTVDSDGAVAFGTILCTLLAHTPTVRLLCQTLEFFDAAGMSALADAARHLPDRKIILEGTNETLRLAWKLSGFAIPDIPVVMAP from the coding sequence GTGAGGGCGCCGCGCGTACTGCCAACCCTGGACGAGGTCGACATCGGCGATCACGTCTGCCACCTGTTGGATCGTACCGATGACGTCATCGGCCGCAGCCGGGCTTTCGTTGCGGACGGTGCGTTGCACGGCGACAAGGTCGTGATCGTCGGCCCCGCCCCGCGGGCGGAGAGCGAGTTCGCACCTCATGTACTGGACCCTGCCCGGTTGCAGGGTTCTCTTCTCTCCGCGGTGCGTCGGGAGGCGGCCGCCGCCGACCGGGAAGGGTTCCGCTCCCTTCGCGTGCTCCACCATGTCGTGCGCGGCCCTCGCGCGGACCGGAACGGGGAGTGGCTGCGCAGCGAGCTCGATCTCGAGGAGTTCGCCGCCGACACTGGAGCCATGGTGGTCTGCGCCTACAGCGGTGCCGACTGGGACCTGCCGGCTCTGCAGCAGATCAGATGTGTGCATCCGCACCATCTGGGCAGCCGTCCGCTCTCCCCCGCGTTCCGGATGTACCGAACCGAGCAGGATGGCTGGACGGTGACCGGGACCGTCGACAGCGACGGCGCGGTGGCCTTCGGCACCATCCTGTGCACCCTCCTCGCTCACACGCCGACGGTGCGTCTGCTCTGCCAGACACTGGAGTTCTTCGATGCCGCCGGGATGAGCGCGCTGGCCGATGCCGCCAGGCACCTTCCGGATCGCAAGATCATCCTGGAAGGCACCAACGAGACCCTGCGGCTCGCCTGGAAGCTCTCCGGCTTCGCGATCCCCGACATTCCGGTGGTGATGGCGCCATGA
- a CDS encoding SpoIIE family protein phosphatase, with the protein MDDVAAPGRGSVPLPGHQARSGALLNGTLEDLRASALAVDDDGLIVAVNSAAQSLLGREASELVGQDFHDLLHRDRYGHSVPRTRCRMRKALLTGDTRHGEAEWFARGDGALVQLSWLVTPYSPGPGGTGALTMLYAPEQPDVRHSDGGHSAPLTELDRLALLAETTTRLTSTLDADEALHRLAALTVPRLADWAVFDLLTERDEVRRVLVMEHKDGILVERDDLQGPMPPVPAESPMPLSRALRGAASSLAGPATYQGPPDSGIAVEQQRLFTATGMHSAAIAPIRGLRDVLGALTLGRAQRHDAFTPADLPLLEDLTRRAGLALDNARLYQRQRKVAETMQRHLLPQLPVLPGLEMTARYVPAPDASSVGGDWYDAFALAAHAHALAIGDVVGHDLDAAAGMAQVRNMLRAFAWSHPEATPSAVVTRLDEAVMHIAEVPMATMILARLTLGDDTLWRLRWTNAGHPPPLLIDHDGQTRYLDEAHGILLGTGVTRPRPDAVTVLPPQATLLLYTDGLVESPHHSIDHGLDRLRRHAASLAHRPLDSFCDLLLDQVRPSDNDDDVAMIALRTPTSVCPA; encoded by the coding sequence ATGGACGACGTCGCCGCTCCCGGCCGGGGAAGTGTTCCCCTGCCCGGCCATCAGGCGCGTTCTGGCGCCCTGCTCAACGGAACGCTGGAAGACCTGCGGGCGTCCGCCCTCGCGGTCGATGACGATGGCCTCATCGTCGCGGTCAACAGCGCGGCCCAAAGCCTGCTGGGCAGGGAAGCCTCAGAACTCGTCGGCCAGGACTTCCACGACCTGCTGCACAGGGACAGATACGGACACTCGGTGCCGCGCACGCGCTGCCGGATGAGGAAGGCGCTCCTCACGGGGGACACCAGGCATGGCGAGGCCGAGTGGTTCGCCCGCGGGGACGGCGCTCTCGTCCAGTTGTCCTGGCTGGTCACGCCCTACTCACCCGGTCCGGGCGGGACAGGTGCACTGACAATGCTGTACGCGCCGGAGCAGCCGGACGTTCGCCACAGCGACGGCGGGCACTCCGCGCCGCTGACGGAGCTGGACCGCCTGGCCCTGCTGGCGGAGACGACCACGCGGCTCACATCCACCCTGGACGCGGACGAGGCGCTGCACCGACTGGCGGCCCTTACCGTGCCCCGGCTCGCGGACTGGGCCGTGTTCGACCTGCTCACCGAACGTGATGAAGTGCGACGCGTTCTCGTGATGGAGCACAAGGACGGCATTCTCGTCGAACGGGACGACTTGCAGGGCCCGATGCCTCCGGTGCCGGCGGAGTCGCCGATGCCCCTGTCACGGGCCCTGCGTGGCGCCGCCTCTTCCCTCGCCGGCCCCGCCACCTACCAAGGTCCGCCCGACTCCGGCATCGCGGTCGAGCAGCAGCGCCTGTTCACCGCGACAGGTATGCACTCCGCCGCCATCGCGCCCATTCGCGGACTGCGCGACGTACTCGGCGCCCTGACCCTGGGCCGCGCCCAGCGTCATGACGCCTTCACCCCTGCCGACCTGCCGCTGCTGGAGGACCTCACCCGCCGGGCGGGCCTGGCGCTGGACAACGCGCGCCTGTACCAGCGCCAGCGCAAAGTCGCCGAGACCATGCAACGGCACCTGCTGCCCCAGCTTCCCGTCCTGCCCGGACTGGAGATGACCGCGCGCTACGTACCCGCTCCGGACGCCTCATCCGTGGGCGGTGACTGGTACGACGCCTTCGCTCTGGCCGCCCACGCCCACGCACTGGCCATCGGCGACGTCGTCGGGCACGATCTCGACGCCGCAGCCGGCATGGCGCAGGTCCGCAACATGCTGCGCGCCTTCGCCTGGTCCCACCCCGAGGCCACACCCAGCGCCGTCGTCACTCGGCTCGACGAGGCAGTGATGCACATAGCCGAGGTGCCCATGGCCACTATGATCCTCGCCAGGCTCACACTCGGCGACGACACACTGTGGCGCCTACGCTGGACGAACGCCGGCCACCCGCCGCCCCTGCTCATCGACCACGACGGTCAGACCCGCTACCTCGACGAGGCTCACGGCATACTCCTCGGCACCGGAGTCACCAGACCTCGCCCCGACGCCGTCACCGTCCTGCCACCCCAGGCCACACTCCTGCTCTACACCGACGGACTGGTCGAATCCCCGCACCACTCCATCGATCATGGGCTGGACCGGCTGCGCCGACACGCGGCCTCCCTCGCCCACCGCCCCCTCGACTCATTCTGCGACTTGCTGCTGGACCAGGTCCGCCCCAGCGACAACGATGACGACGTTGCCATGATCGCGTTGCGTACCCCCACTTCCGTATGCCCCGCCTGA